In Mycobacterium gallinarum, a single window of DNA contains:
- a CDS encoding helix-turn-helix domain-containing protein, with protein sequence MDTTGSAVPAALRRAHELFVAGQVDASYLAAAAIRRVVVESWQRSIATGVDPDLSGSPAAAALCRNETTLAKMRAGHPLAATLPIIRRLLVSDAADSGVVVAVSAADGTLLWVEGDSAACRRAESMNFVPGADWSERGAGTNAPGTALALDREIQIRESEHFSRIVQPWNCTAVPVHDPATGALIGAVDLTGDGQVASPQALGLVRATVAAVESQLALMHLTASKTTPTTAQPRLAVLGGNRPRWIAPDDDGRVQSFSLTGRHADILVLLTRHPEGLSADHLALLLDEKDLDVVTVRAEMSRLRRVIGPHHLDSRPYRLTGLVSSDLSEVFDALAADDVEDALRCYAGPLLPQSVSPAIARVRTELSMSVRGAVLAAGRPALLRRWLETPEGRDDRDGWQMLHDVAGTGPAARARASGHLAGLDLELG encoded by the coding sequence ATGGACACAACCGGATCCGCAGTCCCCGCTGCACTGCGCCGGGCGCATGAGTTGTTCGTCGCAGGTCAGGTCGACGCGTCCTACCTTGCCGCCGCGGCCATTCGACGCGTGGTGGTCGAGAGCTGGCAGCGCAGCATCGCCACCGGTGTGGACCCTGACCTGAGCGGTTCACCAGCGGCGGCAGCGTTGTGCCGCAACGAGACCACCCTCGCCAAGATGCGTGCAGGCCACCCGTTGGCGGCGACGTTACCCATAATCCGTCGGTTGCTCGTCAGCGACGCCGCCGATTCCGGTGTGGTCGTGGCGGTCTCGGCGGCGGATGGCACTCTGCTGTGGGTCGAGGGTGACAGCGCGGCATGCCGCCGGGCCGAATCGATGAACTTCGTTCCCGGTGCCGACTGGAGTGAACGCGGTGCGGGGACCAATGCCCCGGGGACGGCGCTGGCGCTGGACCGCGAAATCCAGATCCGCGAATCTGAGCACTTCTCCCGAATCGTCCAACCCTGGAACTGCACAGCGGTCCCCGTCCATGATCCGGCGACCGGGGCCCTCATCGGCGCCGTGGACCTGACCGGCGACGGCCAGGTCGCCTCGCCTCAGGCGCTGGGGCTGGTTCGCGCAACGGTGGCGGCGGTCGAAAGCCAGTTGGCGCTGATGCATCTGACGGCCTCGAAGACGACGCCCACAACGGCACAGCCACGACTGGCCGTTCTGGGCGGCAATCGTCCGCGCTGGATCGCGCCCGACGACGACGGCCGAGTTCAATCGTTCTCGTTGACCGGCCGGCACGCCGACATCCTTGTTCTGCTGACCCGCCACCCCGAGGGGCTCAGCGCCGACCACCTTGCATTGCTGCTCGACGAAAAGGATCTCGACGTCGTCACCGTGCGCGCGGAAATGTCGCGACTGCGCCGTGTGATCGGTCCACACCACCTGGATTCGCGTCCCTACCGACTGACCGGGTTGGTCAGCAGTGACCTCAGTGAGGTGTTCGACGCACTCGCCGCCGACGATGTCGAGGACGCGCTCCGCTGCTATGCCGGTCCGCTTCTGCCGCAATCGGTGTCACCGGCGATCGCGCGCGTTCGCACCGAACTTTCCATGAGTGTTCGCGGCGCGGTGCTGGCGGCTGGACGACCCGCACTACTTCGCCGCTGGCTGGAGACGCCGGAAGGCCGCGATGACCGGGACGGATGGCAGATGCTTCACGATGTCGCTGGAACGGGACCAGCGGCGCGTGCACGGGCCAGCGGGCACCTTGCCGGCCTTGATCTCGAACTGGGTTAG
- the adhP gene encoding alcohol dehydrogenase AdhP, giving the protein MTQTLDNNVAGNTAVATMRAAVVTEFGAPLDITDVELPVPGYGEALVKLETSGVCHTDLHAAHGDWPVKPAPPFVPGHEGYGTVVALGEGVQDLAVGDKVGNAWLWSACGSCEFCRTGWETLCESQRNGGYSVDGSFGTYMVVNAAYAARIPEGADPLEVAPILCAGVTVYKGLKVTDTRPGQWVAISGIGGLGHIAVQYARAMGLRVVAVDIDDAKLALAERLGAEVTVNAQTQDAIAEVLKATGGVHGVLVTAVHPQAFGQAIGLARRGGTIVFNGLPPGDFPAPIFDIVLKGLTIRGSIVGTRQDMAEALDFYARGLIHPTVTSAGLDDVNEVFERMERGQIDGRIVIDYR; this is encoded by the coding sequence ATGACACAGACACTCGACAACAACGTCGCCGGCAACACCGCGGTCGCCACGATGCGCGCCGCGGTGGTTACAGAATTCGGTGCGCCACTGGACATCACAGATGTGGAACTACCCGTGCCCGGATACGGCGAAGCCCTCGTCAAGCTGGAGACATCAGGCGTTTGCCACACCGATTTGCATGCGGCGCACGGTGACTGGCCGGTGAAACCGGCTCCCCCTTTCGTTCCCGGGCACGAGGGATACGGCACCGTAGTGGCCCTCGGCGAGGGAGTTCAGGATCTCGCTGTCGGCGACAAGGTCGGCAATGCGTGGCTGTGGTCGGCGTGCGGCAGCTGCGAATTCTGCCGCACCGGCTGGGAGACGCTGTGCGAGAGCCAACGTAACGGCGGCTATTCAGTCGACGGCAGCTTCGGCACGTACATGGTGGTGAACGCCGCCTACGCGGCGCGCATCCCCGAGGGCGCGGATCCGCTCGAGGTTGCTCCGATCCTGTGCGCCGGTGTGACCGTGTACAAGGGGCTCAAGGTCACCGACACCCGACCCGGTCAGTGGGTCGCGATCTCGGGCATCGGCGGTCTCGGTCATATCGCGGTGCAGTATGCCCGAGCGATGGGGCTACGCGTGGTGGCCGTGGACATCGACGACGCGAAGCTGGCACTTGCCGAACGACTCGGCGCCGAGGTCACCGTGAACGCCCAGACCCAGGATGCGATTGCCGAAGTGCTGAAGGCGACCGGCGGCGTGCATGGTGTGCTCGTCACCGCGGTGCATCCACAGGCGTTCGGGCAGGCAATCGGCCTGGCGCGGCGCGGCGGCACCATCGTCTTCAACGGTCTTCCGCCAGGCGACTTTCCAGCACCCATATTCGACATCGTCCTCAAGGGACTCACCATTCGCGGCTCGATCGTCGGCACCCGCCAGGACATGGCCGAGGCGCTCGACTTCTACGCCCGCGGGCTCATTCACCCCACCGTCACGAGCGCGGGCCTCGACGACGTCAACGAGGTGTTCGAGCGGATGGAGCGTGGCCAGATCGACGGTCGCATCGTCATCGACTACCGGTAG
- a CDS encoding oxidoreductase, whose protein sequence is MTTADPLAPLAELPGVAEACAEASDALGRAHRHRANLRGWPANAAEAGLRAARASSVLDGGALQLSEEGPDPILAGALRVSESLEGGATSLIGVWQRAPMQAIARLHALAAADIADDDHLGRPRSDTDVGRRLELLAAIVTGGIPGPTRGRGVPAPVLAAVAHGELLTLAPFGSADGVVARAVSRLVTISTGLDPHGLGVPEVYWMRQSGDYRAAARGFASGTPDGLTAWLLMSCRALHAGAREALAIAQGSVGEGPPAK, encoded by the coding sequence GTGACCACCGCCGACCCATTGGCCCCCCTGGCAGAGCTGCCAGGCGTGGCTGAAGCGTGTGCCGAAGCCAGCGACGCCTTGGGGCGAGCGCACCGGCACCGTGCCAACCTTCGCGGGTGGCCGGCGAACGCAGCCGAGGCGGGGCTGCGGGCGGCGCGGGCGTCGTCGGTTCTGGACGGCGGCGCGCTGCAGTTGTCGGAGGAGGGCCCAGACCCGATCCTCGCCGGCGCCCTGCGCGTATCCGAATCGCTGGAGGGCGGAGCGACGTCCCTGATCGGGGTGTGGCAGCGCGCCCCGATGCAGGCCATCGCGAGGCTGCATGCACTGGCGGCCGCCGATATCGCCGACGACGACCACCTGGGCCGCCCGCGTTCGGACACCGACGTCGGCCGTCGTCTGGAGCTGTTGGCCGCCATCGTGACCGGCGGGATCCCTGGACCCACGCGAGGCCGGGGGGTGCCCGCGCCGGTGCTTGCGGCCGTCGCGCACGGTGAACTGCTGACGCTGGCCCCGTTCGGCAGCGCAGACGGAGTGGTGGCGCGGGCCGTTTCGCGGTTGGTGACGATCTCGACTGGGCTGGACCCGCACGGGCTGGGTGTGCCCGAGGTGTACTGGATGCGCCAGTCGGGCGACTATCGCGCTGCCGCGCGCGGGTTCGCGTCCGGGACCCCCGACGGCCTCACCGCCTGGCTGCTGATGAGTTGTCGTGCGCTGCATGCCGGTGCGCGGGAGGCGTTGGCGATCGCGCAGGGCAGCGTCGGCGAGGGCCCTCCAGCAAAGTAA
- a CDS encoding phage holin family protein: MNAGGIVVSDRRNGVPTTVTSIPLVDPHAPKPDPSIGDLVKDATAQVSTLVRAEVELAKAEITRDVKKGLTGSVFFVLALVVLFYSTFFFFFFAAELLDTWLWRWAAFLIVFGVMVLVTAIFALLGYLKVRRIRGPQKTIESVRELPDALTPGHDRTGAVAIESNGDGKSGKPASTSDPSGW; this comes from the coding sequence ATGAATGCGGGAGGAATTGTCGTGAGCGATCGCAGGAATGGCGTGCCGACCACCGTGACCTCTATACCACTGGTCGACCCGCACGCTCCCAAGCCCGACCCGTCGATCGGCGACCTCGTCAAAGACGCCACCGCGCAGGTGTCCACGCTGGTACGCGCCGAGGTGGAACTCGCCAAGGCCGAGATCACCCGTGACGTCAAGAAGGGCCTGACCGGCAGCGTCTTCTTCGTCCTCGCGCTCGTGGTGCTTTTCTACTCCACCTTCTTTTTCTTCTTCTTCGCCGCCGAGCTGCTCGACACCTGGCTGTGGCGATGGGCGGCATTCCTGATCGTGTTTGGGGTCATGGTCCTGGTCACCGCGATCTTCGCGCTCCTCGGCTATCTCAAGGTCCGCCGCATCAGGGGACCGCAGAAGACGATCGAGTCGGTCAGGGAATTGCCCGACGCACTGACACCGGGCCATGACAGGACCGGCGCCGTGGCGATCGAGTCGAACGGCGACGGGAAGTCCGGCAAGCCGGCGTCGACCTCTGACCCGTCAGGCTGGTAA
- a CDS encoding S1 family peptidase: MVVATLIALFVPTAAIAHAQDPVTLGGGSGLVVNGETFCTLTAIGNDNRGSLIGFTSAHCGGPGAQVAAEGHEDAGVLGTMVAGNDLLDYAVIQFDPQKVRPVNNIDGFQIDGLGPDPVVGDIACKLGRTTGYSCGITWGPGDEPGTFINQVCGQPGDSGAPVTVNNRLVGMIHGAFSEELPTCIIKYIPLHTPAVNMSFNTQLADIVAKNRPGSGFVPVGAAPAA; encoded by the coding sequence ATGGTTGTCGCCACCCTGATCGCGTTATTCGTGCCGACCGCCGCGATCGCGCACGCCCAGGATCCCGTCACGCTGGGCGGTGGCTCGGGTCTGGTGGTCAACGGCGAGACGTTCTGCACGCTCACTGCCATCGGTAACGACAACCGGGGCAGCCTTATCGGATTCACCTCCGCGCACTGCGGTGGTCCGGGCGCGCAGGTCGCCGCGGAGGGCCACGAGGATGCCGGCGTGCTCGGCACGATGGTGGCGGGCAACGATCTTCTCGACTACGCGGTCATCCAGTTCGACCCGCAGAAGGTGCGTCCGGTCAACAACATCGACGGATTCCAGATCGACGGCCTCGGCCCCGACCCCGTCGTCGGCGACATCGCCTGCAAGCTCGGCCGCACCACCGGGTACTCGTGCGGCATCACCTGGGGCCCGGGCGACGAGCCGGGTACCTTCATCAACCAGGTGTGCGGGCAGCCGGGCGACTCCGGCGCACCAGTGACCGTCAACAACCGGCTGGTGGGCATGATCCACGGCGCGTTCTCCGAAGAGCTTCCGACGTGCATCATCAAATACATCCCACTGCACACGCCCGCGGTGAACATGTCGTTCAACACGCAGTTGGCCGACATTGTCGCGAAGAATCGGCCCGGCTCCGGATTCGTTCCCGTCGGTGCAGCGCCGGCCGCCTGA
- a CDS encoding HAD-IB family hydrolase — MHPANEPVRTAAFFDLDKTVIAKSSTLAFSKPFFDQGLINRRTVLKSAYAQFLFLMSGADHDQMDRMRSYLTNMCTGWDVEQVKSIVGETLHEIVNPLVFAEAAELIADHKLCGRDVVVVSASGEEIVAPIARALGATHAMATRMVVEDGKYTGDIAFYCFGEGKVQAIRELAAREGYALEHCYAYSDSVTDVPMLETVGHPTVVNPDRTLRKEASARGWPVLTFSKPVSLRDRIPAPSGAAMATTAAVGVSALAAGALTYSLLRRFAF, encoded by the coding sequence ATGCACCCGGCTAACGAACCGGTCCGGACCGCCGCCTTCTTCGATCTTGACAAAACGGTCATCGCGAAGTCGAGCACACTAGCGTTCAGCAAACCTTTCTTCGATCAGGGGCTAATCAATCGGCGGACGGTTTTGAAGTCCGCGTACGCCCAGTTTCTCTTCCTGATGTCGGGCGCCGACCACGATCAGATGGACCGGATGCGCTCCTATCTGACCAACATGTGCACCGGGTGGGACGTCGAGCAGGTGAAGTCGATCGTCGGTGAGACACTGCACGAGATCGTCAACCCACTGGTGTTCGCCGAGGCTGCCGAACTCATCGCCGACCACAAGCTGTGCGGTCGGGATGTGGTGGTCGTTTCTGCCTCTGGCGAGGAAATTGTCGCCCCGATCGCCCGCGCGCTCGGGGCCACCCATGCGATGGCGACCCGCATGGTCGTCGAGGACGGCAAGTACACCGGCGACATCGCCTTCTACTGCTTCGGCGAAGGCAAGGTGCAGGCGATCCGCGAGCTAGCGGCCCGCGAGGGATACGCGCTCGAACATTGCTACGCCTACTCCGACTCGGTCACCGATGTGCCGATGCTCGAAACGGTCGGCCACCCCACCGTGGTAAACCCGGACCGCACATTGCGCAAAGAAGCATCGGCGCGTGGCTGGCCGGTGCTGACGTTCTCCAAGCCGGTGTCGCTTCGGGACCGCATCCCAGCACCATCGGGAGCGGCCATGGCAACCACCGCTGCGGTCGGTGTCAGCGCGCTGGCGGCCGGCGCGCTGACGTACTCGTTGTTGCGCCGTTTCGCCTTCTGA
- the adh gene encoding aldehyde dehydrogenase, with protein sequence MTVYSRPGNTDAVMSFESRYDNFIGGQWVPPVAGRYFENRSPITGEVFCEVARSDESDIDKALDAAHAAAPGWGKTSATERAIILNRIADRIEENLESIAVAESWDNGKPVRETLNADVPLAVDHFRYYAGAIRAQEGSLSEIDADTVAYHFHEPLGVVGQIIPWNFPILMAVWKLAPALAAGNTVVLKPAEQTPASILYLMSLIGDLLPAGVVNVVNGFGVEAGKPLASSNRIAKIAFTGETTTGRLIMQYASQNLIPVTLELGGKSPNIFFADVLAANDDYQDKALEGFTMFALNQGEVCTCPSRSLIQADIYEDFLAMAAIRTKAVRQGDPLDTETMIGAQASNDQLEKILSYIEIGKSEGAHVLTGGERADLGGDLNGGYYVQPTIFEGNNKMRIFQEEIFGPVVAVTSFKDYDDAIGIANDTLYGLGAGVWSRDGNTAYRAGRDIKAGRVWTNCYHAYPAHAAFGGYKQSGIGRENHKMMLDHYQQTKNLLVSYSDKSLGFF encoded by the coding sequence ATGACCGTCTATTCAAGACCGGGAAACACGGACGCCGTGATGTCATTCGAGTCGCGGTACGACAACTTCATCGGCGGGCAGTGGGTGCCGCCCGTTGCCGGCCGATATTTCGAGAACCGGTCCCCCATCACGGGAGAAGTGTTCTGCGAGGTCGCCCGCTCAGACGAATCCGACATAGACAAGGCGCTCGACGCCGCCCACGCCGCCGCACCCGGTTGGGGCAAGACCTCGGCGACTGAACGCGCCATCATTCTCAACCGGATCGCCGACCGCATCGAGGAGAACCTCGAATCGATCGCTGTCGCCGAATCGTGGGACAACGGCAAGCCGGTCCGCGAGACCCTGAACGCCGACGTGCCGTTGGCGGTCGATCACTTCCGGTACTACGCGGGCGCGATCCGCGCACAAGAAGGCTCGCTGTCCGAGATCGACGCAGACACCGTGGCCTATCACTTCCATGAACCGCTCGGCGTCGTCGGCCAGATCATCCCGTGGAACTTCCCGATCCTGATGGCGGTGTGGAAGCTGGCTCCCGCGCTGGCGGCGGGAAATACGGTGGTACTCAAGCCTGCCGAGCAGACCCCGGCGTCGATCCTCTACCTGATGTCGTTGATCGGCGACCTGCTACCCGCCGGCGTGGTCAACGTCGTCAACGGCTTCGGCGTCGAGGCGGGTAAGCCGCTCGCATCCAGCAACCGCATCGCCAAGATCGCGTTCACCGGCGAGACCACCACCGGCCGGCTGATCATGCAGTACGCATCGCAGAACCTGATCCCGGTGACGTTGGAGTTGGGCGGCAAGAGCCCGAACATTTTCTTCGCCGATGTCCTCGCGGCCAACGACGACTACCAGGACAAGGCGTTGGAAGGGTTCACGATGTTCGCCCTCAACCAGGGCGAGGTGTGCACCTGCCCGTCGCGCAGCCTGATTCAGGCCGACATCTACGAGGACTTCCTCGCGATGGCGGCCATTCGCACAAAGGCCGTCCGGCAGGGCGATCCCCTGGACACCGAGACGATGATCGGCGCACAGGCATCCAACGATCAGCTCGAGAAGATCCTGTCCTACATCGAGATCGGCAAAAGCGAAGGCGCGCATGTCCTTACCGGGGGCGAACGCGCTGACCTCGGCGGTGACCTCAACGGCGGCTACTACGTACAGCCGACGATCTTCGAGGGCAACAACAAGATGCGCATCTTCCAGGAAGAGATCTTCGGGCCCGTCGTCGCGGTCACGTCGTTCAAGGACTACGACGACGCGATCGGCATCGCCAACGACACCCTCTACGGACTCGGCGCGGGCGTGTGGTCGCGCGACGGGAACACCGCGTACCGGGCCGGGCGCGATATCAAGGCCGGCCGGGTGTGGACCAACTGCTATCACGCCTATCCGGCGCATGCCGCGTTCGGCGGCTACAAGCAGTCCGGCATCGGCCGGGAAAACCACAAGATGATGCTCGACCACTACCAGCAGACGAAGAACCTGCTCGTGTCCTACAGCGACAAGTCTCTCGGATTCTTCTGA
- the acs gene encoding acetate--CoA ligase, translating to MTGTSTKHTDVPSSYAPSDEFAAQANATEEMYREAEADRLAFWAKQAERLAWETPFDEVLDWSEAPFAKWFVGGKLNVAYNCVDRHVEAGNGDRVAIHWQGEPADDTRTITYAQLQSDVCKAANALTELGLVSGDRVAIYMPMLPEAIVSMLACARLGVMHSVVFAGFSSTALAARIEDAEAKLVITSDGQFRRGQAVSLKESVDEACKGQESVEHVLVVRRTGIDAPWTEGRDVWWHDTVESASPEHTPEAFDSEHPLFLLYTSGTTGKPKGIMHTTGGYLTQTSYTHHYVFDIKPETDVYWCTADIGWVTGHSYIVYGPLSNGATQVVYEGTPNSPDEHRHFEIIEKYGVTIYYTAPTLVRMFMKWGREFPDAHDLSSLRLLGSVGEPINPEAWRWYRDAFGGNKTPIVDTWWQTETGAIMISPLPGITETKPGSAMKPLPGISAIIVDEEGRELVPGADEAEHVTGYLVLDKPWPAMLRGIWGDPDRYKETYWSRYGKQGWYFAGDGARVDSDGSIWLLGRIDDVMNVSGHRISTTEVESALVGHSGVAEAAVVGANDETTGQGICAFVILESHAKHRDDDDMVHELREHVAKDIGKIARPREIHVVPELPKTRSGKIMRRLLRDVAEGRELGDTSTLVDPNVFEAIRASKAET from the coding sequence ATGACAGGCACCTCGACGAAGCACACCGACGTTCCGTCTTCCTACGCCCCCTCGGACGAATTCGCCGCACAAGCCAACGCGACCGAGGAGATGTATCGCGAAGCCGAAGCCGACCGTCTCGCGTTCTGGGCCAAACAGGCCGAGCGGCTGGCGTGGGAGACCCCGTTCGATGAGGTACTGGACTGGTCGGAGGCGCCGTTCGCGAAGTGGTTCGTCGGCGGCAAGCTCAACGTCGCCTACAACTGCGTGGACCGCCACGTCGAGGCGGGCAACGGCGACCGGGTGGCGATCCACTGGCAGGGCGAACCGGCCGATGACACCCGCACGATCACGTACGCGCAGTTGCAGTCCGACGTGTGCAAGGCCGCCAATGCGCTCACCGAACTGGGCCTCGTCTCAGGCGACCGAGTCGCCATCTACATGCCCATGCTTCCGGAGGCCATCGTCTCCATGCTGGCGTGCGCGCGCCTGGGCGTCATGCACTCCGTCGTCTTCGCCGGCTTCTCGTCGACCGCGCTCGCGGCCCGCATCGAAGACGCCGAGGCCAAGCTCGTCATCACCAGCGACGGGCAATTCCGGCGCGGTCAGGCGGTGTCGCTGAAGGAGTCCGTCGACGAGGCATGCAAGGGTCAGGAGTCCGTCGAGCACGTGCTTGTGGTGCGCCGCACCGGAATCGACGCGCCGTGGACCGAGGGCCGCGACGTCTGGTGGCACGACACCGTCGAGTCGGCATCACCGGAGCACACTCCCGAGGCATTCGATTCCGAACACCCGCTGTTCCTGCTCTACACCTCGGGAACCACCGGCAAGCCCAAGGGCATCATGCACACGACGGGCGGCTATCTGACTCAAACCTCGTACACACACCACTACGTCTTCGACATCAAGCCCGAGACGGATGTGTACTGGTGCACCGCCGACATCGGCTGGGTCACCGGCCACAGCTACATCGTTTATGGTCCCTTGTCGAACGGCGCAACGCAGGTGGTCTACGAGGGCACACCGAACTCGCCGGACGAACACCGGCACTTCGAAATCATCGAGAAGTACGGCGTCACCATCTATTACACGGCGCCCACGCTGGTCCGCATGTTCATGAAGTGGGGTCGCGAATTCCCGGATGCCCACGACCTGTCGAGTCTTCGGTTGCTGGGATCGGTTGGTGAGCCGATCAACCCGGAGGCATGGCGGTGGTATCGGGATGCGTTCGGCGGCAACAAGACTCCGATCGTCGACACCTGGTGGCAGACCGAGACCGGCGCGATCATGATCTCGCCGCTGCCCGGCATCACCGAAACCAAGCCCGGCTCTGCGATGAAGCCGCTGCCCGGCATCTCGGCGATCATCGTCGACGAGGAGGGACGCGAGTTGGTGCCGGGGGCCGACGAGGCCGAGCACGTCACGGGTTACCTCGTGTTGGACAAGCCGTGGCCGGCGATGCTGCGCGGCATCTGGGGCGACCCGGACAGGTACAAGGAGACGTACTGGTCCCGCTACGGAAAGCAGGGCTGGTACTTCGCGGGCGACGGCGCGCGGGTCGACTCCGACGGTTCGATATGGCTGCTGGGCCGCATCGATGACGTGATGAACGTTTCGGGACACCGGATTTCGACCACCGAGGTGGAGTCGGCACTGGTCGGCCACTCCGGGGTGGCCGAGGCGGCCGTGGTCGGTGCCAACGACGAAACAACCGGTCAGGGCATCTGCGCGTTCGTCATCCTCGAGTCGCACGCCAAGCACCGCGACGACGATGACATGGTCCACGAACTTCGTGAGCATGTGGCCAAGGACATCGGCAAGATTGCGAGGCCTCGGGAGATCCACGTCGTACCCGAGCTGCCCAAGACCCGAAGCGGGAAGATCATGCGCCGACTGCTGCGCGATGTCGCCGAAGGACGTGAGCTCGGCGACACCTCGACTCTGGTGGATCCCAACGTGTTCGAGGCGATCCGGGCCAGTAAGGCCGAGACCTAG
- a CDS encoding alpha/beta fold hydrolase has translation MPPDPSVVRIDGPWNHLQVHANGIRFHVVEAHSQDSSSIPVTERPLVILLHGFGSFWWSWRHQLRGLTGARVVAVDLRGYGGSDKPPRGYDGWTLAGDTAGLVRALGHKAATLVGHADGGLVCWATAVLHPRMVRSIAVVSSPHPVALRASALTRRDQGRALLPWMLRYQIPAWPEHSLTRHNGAELERLVRSRAGEKWLASEDFSETISHMRCAIQIPSAAHSALEYQRWAVRSQFRGEGRRFMRSMRRPINVPVLHLRGDADSYVLADPLYRTQRYAPHGRYVSIGGAGHFAHEEAPEAVNDQLSRYVAQVYGA, from the coding sequence ATGCCACCCGATCCGTCGGTCGTTCGGATCGACGGTCCCTGGAACCATCTCCAGGTGCACGCCAATGGAATTCGCTTCCATGTGGTGGAGGCGCACTCCCAGGACTCATCGTCCATACCTGTCACGGAGCGCCCGCTGGTCATCCTGCTGCATGGGTTCGGCTCGTTCTGGTGGTCATGGCGTCACCAACTCCGCGGGTTGACGGGTGCGCGGGTGGTGGCCGTCGACCTGCGCGGCTACGGCGGCAGTGACAAACCGCCACGCGGTTACGACGGCTGGACGCTGGCCGGCGACACCGCCGGGCTGGTTCGCGCACTCGGCCACAAGGCCGCAACACTGGTCGGTCATGCCGACGGCGGCCTGGTCTGCTGGGCGACCGCGGTGCTGCATCCGCGCATGGTCCGGTCGATCGCCGTTGTCAGTTCGCCACATCCGGTGGCACTGCGCGCGTCGGCGCTGACGCGACGGGACCAGGGGCGGGCGCTGCTGCCGTGGATGCTGCGCTACCAGATTCCGGCATGGCCAGAGCACTCGTTGACCCGCCACAACGGTGCGGAACTCGAGCGGCTGGTCCGCAGCCGCGCAGGCGAGAAATGGCTTGCCTCCGAGGACTTCTCCGAGACGATCTCGCACATGCGGTGCGCGATCCAGATTCCCTCGGCCGCTCATTCGGCGTTGGAATACCAGCGCTGGGCGGTGCGGAGCCAGTTCCGCGGTGAAGGGCGGCGGTTCATGCGGTCGATGCGGCGGCCCATCAACGTACCGGTGCTGCACCTGCGCGGCGACGCCGACTCGTACGTCCTCGCCGACCCGCTGTATCGAACCCAGCGCTACGCACCGCATGGCCGCTACGTATCGATCGGCGGCGCAGGGCATTTCGCTCACGAGGAGGCGCCGGAAGCAGTCAACGATCAGCTGTCGCGCTACGTGGCGCAGGTGTACGGCGCCTGA
- the ssd gene encoding septum site-determining protein Ssd, giving the protein MGTTAGILALTGDAELRDDVDRIAAAAGVEVVHASEPSGRKVWTGAVAVLLDRGAAHRCAQRLLPRRGCVILITRSEPSPADFQAAIAVGAQRVVALPVQDGELMAELSEAAEAAVADVARGAVVAVIAGRGGAGASVFAAALAQTAAQVTDALLIDTDPWSGGIDLLLGIEADAGLRWPDLTLQGGRLNYASLRDALPRQRGVCVLSGGRGGGDVDAAPLGAVVDAGSRGGATVICDVPRRSTAAAETALESADLVIVLAPADVRSCAAAERVARWVSTVNPNAGLVVRGPAPGGLRSSDVAEIVGLPLLAAMRPQAGIAETLEHGGLRLRRRSPLASAARRVMAVLHQHPVVSAA; this is encoded by the coding sequence ATGGGAACCACCGCCGGGATTCTCGCTCTGACGGGCGACGCTGAGCTTCGCGACGATGTTGATCGCATCGCCGCCGCGGCCGGTGTCGAAGTCGTTCACGCCAGCGAACCATCCGGTCGCAAGGTCTGGACGGGCGCGGTGGCCGTCCTGCTCGACCGCGGGGCAGCCCACCGCTGCGCGCAGCGGCTGTTACCGAGGCGAGGCTGCGTCATCCTGATCACGCGGTCGGAGCCCAGCCCCGCCGACTTCCAGGCCGCCATCGCAGTCGGCGCGCAGCGCGTCGTGGCCTTGCCCGTCCAGGACGGCGAGCTGATGGCCGAGCTGTCCGAAGCCGCCGAAGCCGCAGTGGCCGACGTCGCGCGCGGCGCGGTGGTCGCAGTCATCGCGGGACGGGGTGGAGCGGGCGCATCGGTGTTCGCGGCTGCGCTGGCGCAGACGGCGGCTCAGGTGACCGACGCGCTGCTCATCGACACCGATCCGTGGAGCGGCGGCATCGACCTCCTGCTGGGGATCGAGGCGGACGCCGGGCTGCGCTGGCCGGATCTGACGCTGCAGGGCGGACGGCTGAACTACGCATCGCTACGCGATGCGCTGCCACGGCAACGCGGCGTTTGTGTGCTCTCGGGCGGTCGCGGAGGCGGCGACGTCGACGCCGCGCCCCTCGGTGCCGTCGTCGATGCGGGCAGCCGGGGCGGCGCGACGGTGATCTGCGACGTGCCGAGGCGATCGACCGCGGCGGCCGAGACCGCACTCGAATCCGCGGATCTCGTCATCGTCCTCGCCCCGGCTGATGTGCGGTCCTGCGCCGCAGCCGAACGCGTCGCACGCTGGGTTTCCACGGTGAACCCCAACGCTGGCCTGGTCGTGCGGGGGCCCGCACCGGGCGGGCTGCGATCCTCCGACGTGGCCGAGATCGTCGGCCTTCCACTCCTTGCCGCGATGCGACCGCAAGCCGGTATTGCCGAGACGCTGGAACACGGTGGTCTTCGGTTGCGCCGCCGCTCTCCGCTCGCCAGTGCCGCGCGCCGGGTGATGGCGGTACTGCACCAGCATCCGGTGGTGAGCGCGGCATGA